Proteins encoded within one genomic window of Lampris incognitus isolate fLamInc1 chromosome 1, fLamInc1.hap2, whole genome shotgun sequence:
- the LOC130126180 gene encoding protocadherin beta-16-like translates to MSDRTMRRQVLLFFSILSTRLALGQVSYSIPEEMAIGSLVGNIAQDLGLDVKRLKSGKARIYTGDSAEYIELNRDRGALLVKDRIDREHLCGQTTPCALHFQIILEHPMELFRVTVEITDVNDNAPAFAKNMKTFEISEIAGIGATFMLERAVDPDVGVNGLQRYVLNPTDHFQIRLKKQPDGGNKVEMVLHQPLDREQQDTLSLVLTAVDGGEPQLSGSMQIHITVFDANDNPPVFTQEIYKAAVVENSPVGATLVKAIASDADKGSNSHVSYSLSGSADSFTDIFKIDPKTGDLILTGQADYEKAKHYQMFVEATDEGGLSDSSKVIVDVIDVNDNSPQINVMSKSSSLSENAPQTTVIAMISVNDPDSDSSGEVNCEINENIPFAIKSTATGFYSLVTDSDLDRERASEYNISITCCDEGVPSLSSSVTLTLHISDVNDNAPVFERSSYEAYIVENNTPGLSIFTVKATDADWNQNARVSYILEDSSVNGVPVSSYVSVSADSGVIHAVRSFDYEHIKDFRLCVKAQDGGSPPLSSNVTVKITIQDQNDNAPQVLYPVQTSSSVVAEMVPRSADVGYLVTKVVAVDVDSGQNAWLSYKLQKATDRALFEVGLQNGEIRTIRQVTDKDAVKQRLTVVVEDNGQPSRSATVNVNVAVADSFPEVLSEFTDFTHDKEYNDNLTFYLVLALAVVSFLFITCLVVIISVKIYRWRQSRILYHSSLPVIPYYPPRYSDTLGTGTLQHVYNYEVCRTTDSRKSDCKFGRAGSQNVLIMDPSCTGTMQRIQNEKNILDEPDSPVEVRIMIIFPLNLENTSLVFVFFSFFFTCTLSN, encoded by the coding sequence ATGTCGGACAGAACAATGAGACGGCAAGTCCTGTTGTTTTTCTCGATCCTCTCGACCAGGCTGGCGCTCGGGCAGGTCAGTTACTCCATCCCTGAAGAAATGGCGATAGGTTCTTTAGTCGGTAACATCGCTCAAGATTTGGGCTTGGATGTGAAAAGACTGAAATCGGGCAAAGCTCGTATTTATACGGGAGACAGCGCGGAATACATCGAGCTGAACAGAGACCGCGGAGCTCTCCTCGTCAAAGACAGGATAGACCGCGAGCATCTCTGCGGGCAGACGACGCCCTGTGCTTTACATTTCCAGATCATTCTGGAACACCCGATGGAGCTGTTCCGGGTAACGGTAGAAATTACAGACGTAAACGACAACGCTCCGGCGTTTGCCAAGAATATGAAAACGTTTGAAATTAGTGAAATTGCCGGCATCGGCGCGACGTTCATGTTGGAGAGGGCGGTGGACCCCGACGTTGGCGTTAATGGCCTCCAGAGATATGTCCTAAATCCGACCGATCATTTTCAGATAAGACTGAAAAAACAGCCGGACGGCGGCAATAAAGTGGAGATGGTTTTGCACCAGCCTTTAGATCGCGAGCAGCAAGACACGTTGTCGCTGGTGCTCACGGCTGTAGACGGAGGTGAGCCGCAGCTGTCTGGGTCAATGCAAATTCACATTACTGTGTTTGACGCGAACGACAATCCGCCTGTTTTTACGCAGGAAATTTACAAAGCAGCCGTCGTTGAAAATTCACCCGTAGGTGCTACACTTGTAAAAGCCATTGCATCCGACGCTGACAAAGGCTCCAACAGCCACGTAAGTTATTCTCTGTCGGGCTCAGCTGACAGTTTCACTGATATCTTTAAAATCGACCCCAAAACTGGTGATCTTATCCTCACTGGGCAGGCGGATTATGAAAAGGCAAAACATTATCAAATGTTCGTGGAGGCGACAGATGAAGGAGGGCTCTCCGACTCCAGTAAAGTGATTGTCGATGTTATTGACGTGAATGACAATAGCCCCCAAATAAACGTGATGTCGAAGTCATCGTCGCTGAGTGAGAATGCACCACAAACTACAGTGATAGCCATGATAAGTGTAAATGACCCTGACTCAGACAGTAGCGGTGAAGTTAATTGTGAAATCAATGAAAATATTCCATTTGCCATAAAATCGACAGCTACGGGTTTCTATAGCCTGGTGACAGACAGTGATCTGGACCGAGAGAGAGCCTCAGAGTATAATATCAGTATCACGTGTTGTGATGAGGGAGTGCCCTCTCTCTCCAGCAGCGTCACTCTCACCTTACACATCTCAGATGTGAATGACAACGCGCCTGTCTTTGAGAGGAGCTCATATGAGGCCTACATTGTAGAAAACAACACACCGGGTCTCTCCATATTCACAGTGAAAGCCACAGACGCTGACTGGAACCAGAATGCCCGTGTGTCTTATATACTGGAGGACTCCTCGGTTAACGGAGTGCCCGTCTCCTCCTATGTGTCCGTCAGTGCTGATAGTGGAGTCATCCATGCAGTTCGCTCTTTTGACTACGAGCACATCAAGGATTTTCGCTTGTGTGTTAAAGCGCAGGATGGAGGCTCTCCTCCACTCAGTAGTAACGTGACTGTGAAAATAACGATCCAGGACCAGAACGACAACGCCCCTCAGGTTCTGTACCCAGTCCAGACCAGCAGCTCTGTGGTGGCTGAAATGGTGCCTCGCTCAGCAGATGTGGGCTATCTGGTGActaaagtggtggctgttgatgtggACTCTGGACAGAATGCCTGGCTCTCCTATAAGCTGCAGAAAGCCACAGACAGGGCGCTGTTTGAAGTGGGCTTACAGAATGGGGAAATAAGAACTATCCGCCAAGTCACTGATAAAGATGCTGTGAAACAAAGGCTGACTGTTGTAGTGGAGGACAACGGGCAGCCCTCTCGTTCAGCTACAGTCAATGTTAACGTGGCGGTGGCGGACAGTTTCCCTGAAGTGCTCTCGGAGTTCACGGACTTTACGCACGACAAGGAGTACAATGACAACCTGACTTTTTACTTAGTCTTGGCTTTGGCTGTAGTGTCCTTTCTCTTCATCACCTGTTTAGTGGTCATCATATCAGTGAAGATATACAGATGGAGACAGTCTCGCATCCTCTATCATTCCAGTCTGCCGGTGATTCCCTATTATCCACCACGTTACTCAGACACTTTGGGGACAGGGACTCTCCAGCACGTGTACAATTACGAGGTGTGCAGGACGACTGACTCCAGAAAGAGTGACTGTAAGTTCGGCAGAGCCGGTAGTCAGAACGTgctgataatggaccccagttgtACAGGGACGATGCAGCGGATCCAGAATGAAAAGAACATCCTGGATGAGCCAGACTCTCCTGTAGAGGTTAGAATTATGATTATTTTCCCCCTTAATTTAGAGAATACAAGTCTTGttttcgtctttttttcttttttctttacttGTACGCTTAGTAATTAA
- the LOC130126207 gene encoding protocadherin gamma-A2-like — protein MRRQVLLFISVFFLASARGQVSYSVPEEMAKGSLVGNIAHDLGLDVKRLKSGKARIYSGDNAEYIELNKERGVLLIKERIDREALCAQTTPCALRFQMILESPMELFRITVEITDINDNTPSFKSNERRFEISESAVTGSRFVLERALDADIGRNGLRNYTLNPADNFRLKLQGQADGNKKVEMVLQKPLDREKQEQISLLLTAVDGGEPQMSGTVNIYVTVLDANDNAPVFTQSVYKATITENSRKGTILTKVSASDADKGTNGDVVYSVSSTMDSVSDMFGINENGDVILIGDIDSEKAKHYQIDIEAKDSGGLSDSSKIIVDVVDVNDNVPVISVLSKSNAIPEDSDSNTVIVMFSVHDPDSESNGQVNCEINGDVPFAIKTASNGFYSLVTDSDLDRERASEYNISITCCDEGVPSLSSSVTLTLHISDVNDNAPVFERSSYEAYIVENNTPGLSIFTVKATDADWNQNARVSYILEDSSVNGVPVSSYVSVSADSGVIHAVRSFDYEHIKDFPFCVKAQDGGSPPLSSNVTVKIMIQDQNDNAPQVLYPVQTSSSVVADMVPRSADVGYLVTKVVAVDVDSGQNAWLSYKLQKATDRALFEVGLQNGEIRTIRQVTDKDAVKQRLTVVVEDNGQPSRSATVNVNVAVADSFPEVLSEFTDFTHDKEYNDNLTFYLVLALAVVSFLFITCLVVIISVKIYRWRQSRILYHSSLPVIPYYPPRYSDTLGTGTLQHVYNYEVCRTTDSRKSDCKFGRAGSQNVLIMDPSCTGTMQRIQNEKNILDEPDSPVEVSVSEYTHLINAII, from the coding sequence ATGAGACGGCAAGTGCTGTTGTTCATCTCCGTCTTCTTCCTCGCTTCGGCGCGCGGGCAGGTCAGCTACTCCGTGCCGGAGGAAATGGCGAAAGGCTCTCTAGTTGGCAACATAGCGCACGATTTAGGTTTGGATGTTAAGAGACTAAAATCGGGCAAGGCGCGCATCTACTCGGGAGACAATGCGGAGTACATCGAGCTGAATAAAGAGAGGGGTGTCCTCCTCATCAAAGAGAGAATAGACAGGGAGGCGCTCTGCGCACAGACGACGCCGTGCGCTTTACGTTTCCAGATGATTCTAGAAAGCCCGATGGAACTGTTTCGAATCACGGTGGAGATCACGGACATCAACGACAACACGCCCAGTTTCAAAAGCAACGAGAGGCGTTTTGAAATTAGCGAGTCCGCCGTTACGGGGTCGAGATTCGTGTTGGAAAGGGCGCTCGACGCCGACATTGGGCGAAACGGGCTGAGAAACTATACGTTGAACCCCGCGGATAACTTCCGGCTGAAATTGCAAGGCCAGGCGGATGGAAACAAGAAGGTCGAGATGGTTTTGCAAAAGCCGTTAGATCGCGAGAAACAGGAGCAGATATCGCTGCTGCTGACGGCTGTGGATGGAGGAGAACCGCAAATGTCTGGCACGGTGAACATATACGTGACTGTACTCGATGCAAACGACAACGCTCCGGTTTTTACGCAGTCGGTTTACAAAGCAACCATAACGGAAAACTCTCGAAAGGGAACAATTTTGACGAAGGTTAGTGCTTCTGATGCAGATAAAGGCACCAATGGTGACGTAGTTTATAGTGTTTCGAGCACAATGGACAGTGTTTCTGATATGTTCGGTATAAATGAAAACGGTGACGTGATTTTAATCGGTGACATTGATTCTGAAAAAGCCAAACACTATCAAATAGATATCGAGGCCAAAGACAGCGGTGGCCTTTCTGACTCCAGTAAGATTATAGTGGATGTCGTTGATGTTAATGATAACGTGCCCGTGATCAGTGTGCTTTCGAAGTCAAATGCAATACCAGAGGATTCTGATTCTAATACTGTTATTGTCATGTTTAGTGTTCACGACCCTGATTCTGAAAGCAATGGCCAGGTGAACTGTGAAATAAATGGAGACGTACCTTTTGCGATAAAAACCGCATCAAACGGTTTCTATAGCCTGGTGACAGACAGTGATCTGGACCGAGAGAGAGCCTCAGAGTATAATATCAGTATAACGTGTTGTGATGAGGGAGTGCCCTCTCTCTCCAGCAGCGTCACCCTCACCTTACACATCTCAGATGTGAATGACAACGCGCCTGTCTTTGAGAGGAGCTCATATGAGGCCTACATTGTAGAAAACAACACACCGGGTCTCTCCATATTCACAGTGAAAGCCACGGACGCTGACTGGAACCAGAACGCCCGTGTCTCTTATATACTGGAGGACTCCTCAGTTAACGGAGTGCCCGTCTCCTCCTATGTGTCCGTCAGTGCTGATAGTGGAGTCATCCATGCAGTTCGCTCTTTTGACTACGAGCACATCAAGGATTTCCCATTCTGTGTTAAAGCGCAGGATGGAGGCTCTCCTCCACTCAGTAGTAACGTGACCGTGAAAATAATGATCCAGGACCAGAACGACAACGCCCCTCAGGTTCTGTACCCAGTCCAGACCAGCAGCTCTGTGGTGGCTGACATGGTGCCTCGCTCAGCAGATGTGGGCTATCTGGTGActaaagtggtggctgttgatgtggACTCTGGACAGAATGCCTGGCTCTCCTATAAGCTGCAGAAAGCCACAGACAGGGCGCTGTTTGAAGTGGGCTTACAGAATGGGGAAATAAGGACTATCCGCCAAGTCACTGATAAAGACGCTGTGAAACAAAGGCTGACTGTTGTAGTGGAGGACAACGGGCAGCCCTCTCGTTCAGCTACAGTCAATGTTAACGTGGCGGTGGCGGACAGTTTCCCTGAAGTGCTCTCGGAGTTCACGGACTTTACGCACGACAAGGAGTACAATGACAACCTGACTTTTTACTTAGTCTTGGCTTTGGCTGTAGTGTCATTTCTCTTCATCACCTGCTTAGTGGTCATCATATCAGTGAAGATATACAGATGGAGACAGTCTCGCATCCTCTATCATTCCAGTCTGCCGGTGATTCCCTATTATCCACCACGTTACTCAGACACTTTGGGGACAGGGACTCTCCAGCACGTGTACAATTACGAGGTGTGCAGGACGACTGACTCCAGAAAGAGTGACTGTAAGTTCGGCAGAGCCGGTAGTCAGAACGTgctgataatggaccccagttgtACAGGGACGATGCAGCGGATCCAGAATGAAAAGAACATCCTGGATGAGCCAGACTCTCCTGTAGAGGTGAGTGTGTCTGAATACACACATCTGATAAATGCAATCATTTAG